A stretch of the Rhizobium sullae genome encodes the following:
- a CDS encoding LLM class flavin-dependent oxidoreductase → MEIGIDSFAAILPDPTTGKLPSATERMAELIEEVVVADRVGLDVFGIGEHHRGEFLDSAPTVILAAAAARTRRIRLTSAVTVLSAADPVRVFQEFATLDLISKGRAEVVVGRGSFVEAYPLFGLDTRDYDDLFAEKLELFLKLGEATNVTWEGRFRPALKGQGVFPRPHQPQLPLWIGVGGTPQSFARAGSLGLPLMIAIIGGSFERFRPLVDLYREAGSRAGHSPETLKVGVHAMGFLGETNAAAKDAFFPGWAHLTTKIGRERGWSPPTRQQFEAMAGPQGAFLVGDPKTVAAKMLQASETLGGVSRITFQMSTASLDTAAMKRSIELLGTEVAPIVRAAR, encoded by the coding sequence ATGGAAATCGGTATCGACAGTTTTGCAGCCATCCTCCCGGATCCGACCACAGGCAAGCTTCCTTCGGCGACCGAGCGAATGGCCGAACTCATCGAGGAGGTCGTCGTCGCGGACCGCGTCGGGCTCGATGTCTTCGGCATAGGCGAGCATCATCGCGGCGAGTTTCTCGATTCGGCCCCGACCGTCATTCTGGCCGCGGCAGCGGCCCGGACCCGCCGGATCAGATTGACAAGCGCGGTGACCGTTCTGAGCGCCGCTGACCCGGTGCGGGTTTTTCAGGAGTTCGCAACTCTCGATCTGATTTCCAAAGGCCGTGCGGAAGTCGTTGTCGGGCGAGGTTCCTTCGTGGAAGCCTATCCGCTATTCGGTCTGGACACACGCGACTATGACGACCTTTTTGCTGAAAAGCTTGAGCTGTTTCTCAAGCTTGGCGAGGCGACCAATGTTACATGGGAAGGTCGCTTCCGTCCGGCCCTCAAAGGGCAAGGTGTTTTTCCGCGTCCCCATCAACCACAGCTACCATTATGGATCGGGGTCGGCGGCACGCCGCAATCCTTCGCTCGTGCCGGTTCGCTTGGCCTTCCGCTCATGATCGCAATCATCGGCGGGAGCTTCGAGCGCTTCCGTCCGCTTGTCGATCTCTATCGCGAAGCTGGCAGTCGCGCGGGACATAGCCCCGAGACGCTTAAGGTCGGCGTCCACGCGATGGGATTCTTGGGCGAGACCAACGCCGCAGCGAAGGACGCCTTCTTTCCGGGATGGGCGCATCTGACGACGAAGATCGGTCGCGAACGCGGCTGGTCACCGCCGACGCGCCAGCAGTTCGAAGCCATGGCAGGTCCGCAGGGCGCATTCCTGGTCGGTGACCCGAAGACGGTCGCAGCCAAGATGCTGCAGGCCAGTGAGACGCTTGGCGGCGTTTCGCGCATCACCTTCCAGATGAGCACAGCCTCTCTCGACACGGCAGCGATGAAGAGATCGATCGAACTTCTCGGCACTGAAGTCGCGCCAATCGTGAGGGCAGCGCGATAG
- a CDS encoding LysR family transcriptional regulator, producing MDIEDLRTFVEVADAGGVSPAARRLGISKSMVSRRLIRLEEALSIQLLARTTRGAGLTEAGGTFREHAARICAEIDLARETILPAGDLRGRLRVAVPLTSGPLHFAPVLAEMARHHPQLQIHAEYADRFVDLIADGFDCAIRVDALRNSNLIARRVGQIYGKLVASPDYIRIHGSPEKPDEIAAHQALVGAETWRFMDGDKIITVQPQGRFSSDNGAALASAAAAGLGIAWLPDCVTHEYLASGALVPVMTRFPLPVGGVYVVRPPSPHPARKVRILSEFLIEAFERNPHL from the coding sequence TTGGACATCGAGGATCTGCGGACATTTGTCGAAGTTGCCGATGCCGGGGGCGTTTCTCCCGCGGCACGTCGACTGGGGATCTCCAAGTCAATGGTCAGTCGGCGCCTCATCAGGCTTGAGGAAGCGCTCAGTATCCAGCTTCTTGCACGAACGACCCGTGGTGCTGGGCTGACGGAAGCCGGGGGCACGTTTCGAGAACATGCCGCCAGGATTTGTGCCGAGATCGACCTTGCGCGGGAAACGATCTTGCCTGCCGGTGATCTTCGCGGGCGCTTGCGCGTGGCCGTCCCTCTCACATCAGGCCCGCTACATTTCGCGCCCGTGCTTGCAGAGATGGCACGCCACCACCCGCAGCTTCAGATCCATGCCGAGTATGCCGATCGGTTCGTCGATCTGATTGCGGACGGGTTCGATTGCGCGATCCGGGTCGACGCCCTGCGCAACTCGAACTTGATTGCAAGGCGGGTTGGTCAGATCTACGGCAAGCTGGTGGCGAGCCCGGACTATATCAGGATACATGGTTCACCTGAAAAGCCGGATGAAATCGCCGCTCATCAAGCCCTCGTGGGCGCCGAAACGTGGCGTTTCATGGATGGCGACAAGATCATCACTGTGCAGCCGCAGGGGCGCTTCAGTTCCGACAACGGCGCGGCGCTCGCCAGCGCGGCCGCAGCAGGGCTTGGTATAGCGTGGCTTCCCGATTGCGTTACCCATGAATATCTTGCGTCCGGCGCGCTGGTTCCAGTCATGACCCGTTTTCCGCTACCGGTCGGTGGGGTCTACGTCGTGCGGCCACCCAGTCCGCACCCGGCGCGAAAAGTGCGCATCCTCTCGGAGTTCCTGATCGAAGCATTCGAAAGAAATCCGCATTTGTAG
- a CDS encoding AbrB/MazE/SpoVT family DNA-binding domain-containing protein, which yields MTSLAVTMKGQVTLKRDLLQHLGIKPGERIVFDKLPGGELRVRAARPTGTIDSFIGRHAGKVKKPMTIEEMNEIAASGWAGEQ from the coding sequence ATGACTTCACTCGCGGTAACAATGAAAGGGCAGGTCACGCTAAAGCGGGATTTGCTGCAACACCTTGGCATCAAGCCGGGCGAACGGATCGTCTTTGACAAGCTGCCGGGCGGTGAGCTTCGGGTGAGGGCGGCGCGGCCAACTGGCACCATTGATAGTTTCATTGGTCGGCATGCGGGCAAGGTCAAAAAACCGATGACGATTGAAGAAATGAACGAGATTGCCGCCTCTGGTTGGGCGGGTGAGCAATGA
- a CDS encoding type II toxin-antitoxin system VapC family toxin produces MKISVDTNVLARAVLQDDAKQGHAAGKLLKEASLIAVSLPCLCELVWILRRGANLPKEDVAVTIRDLLDAGNVVMNRPAVEAGLAILEAGGDFADGIMAYEGNWLRGETFVSFDKQAIELITQQGQTAQLLS; encoded by the coding sequence ATGAAAATTTCCGTCGACACAAACGTGTTGGCTCGAGCCGTTTTGCAGGACGACGCAAAGCAGGGCCACGCCGCCGGCAAGCTCCTGAAAGAGGCTTCGCTGATCGCGGTTTCCTTGCCTTGCTTGTGTGAACTGGTCTGGATACTGCGCCGGGGCGCGAACCTCCCGAAAGAAGATGTAGCCGTGACGATCCGTGATTTGCTGGATGCTGGAAATGTCGTGATGAACCGTCCCGCTGTCGAGGCCGGGCTTGCGATCCTCGAAGCTGGCGGCGATTTTGCGGATGGCATCATGGCCTATGAGGGCAATTGGTTGCGTGGCGAAACCTTCGTCTCTTTCGATAAACAAGCGATCGAACTGATAACGCAACAAGGGCAGACGGCACAGCTCTTGTCCTGA
- a CDS encoding GFA family protein, protein MTSKPITGRCFCGAAQFEVSSAPILKRACWCRDCQYLSCGNASINVVFASGDIVIKGELAEYASVADSGQIIRRRFCPTCGTQMFSEAMSQPGYIVVRVGTLDQPNIAEPTSVIWTASAPDWAWINPHVPRFEKHVEAVQE, encoded by the coding sequence ATGACGAGCAAACCGATAACAGGGCGGTGTTTTTGCGGAGCGGCCCAGTTCGAAGTATCCAGCGCACCGATCCTCAAACGCGCCTGCTGGTGCAGGGACTGCCAATATCTCTCCTGTGGCAATGCTTCCATCAATGTCGTCTTCGCCAGCGGAGATATTGTCATCAAAGGCGAGCTTGCAGAATACGCAAGCGTCGCTGACAGCGGCCAGATTATCCGACGCCGCTTCTGCCCGACCTGCGGAACCCAGATGTTCAGCGAAGCCATGTCACAGCCGGGCTATATTGTGGTTCGCGTGGGCACACTCGATCAGCCGAACATCGCGGAGCCGACGAGTGTGATCTGGACGGCGTCAGCTCCAGACTGGGCCTGGATTAATCCTCATGTTCCTCGCTTCGAAAAGCACGTTGAGGCCGTTCAGGAATAG
- a CDS encoding DUF2867 domain-containing protein: protein MRPFPVSVPENCGQILPSADFGDAFAVDVIDTAMSAPQAAQLAFSQPPGWIAKLLALRNLVVAPFGLKSGDELDLSTQHRGLPVFSSSPERIVLGLDDRHLNFRLIVDVADLNDATLRVTATTLVQRNNLLGRVYLAAVLPFHKILVPALLSRLIRPA, encoded by the coding sequence GTGCGGCCATTTCCTGTATCCGTCCCCGAAAACTGCGGACAAATCCTGCCGTCCGCCGATTTCGGCGACGCTTTTGCTGTCGACGTGATCGATACGGCGATGAGCGCGCCTCAGGCCGCACAGTTGGCATTCAGTCAGCCGCCGGGCTGGATCGCGAAACTTCTGGCCCTTCGCAATCTCGTCGTCGCTCCTTTTGGGTTGAAGTCCGGCGACGAACTGGACTTGTCGACCCAGCACAGAGGTCTTCCGGTCTTTTCATCGTCTCCCGAGCGCATCGTTCTTGGCCTTGACGACAGGCACCTCAACTTTCGGCTCATTGTCGACGTGGCAGATTTGAACGACGCCACGCTCCGGGTTACTGCCACGACGCTGGTTCAGCGAAACAACCTGCTCGGCCGCGTTTATCTCGCAGCCGTCCTGCCGTTCCACAAAATCCTCGTTCCCGCACTCCTGTCGCGCCTCATCAGGCCTGCTTGA
- a CDS encoding pirin family protein — protein sequence MSWNPAIEPGCPDEVGIDAIETLIVPRARDLGGFEVRRALPAPKRQMVGPFIFFDQAGPAELLTGQGIDVRPHPHIGLGTVTYLYRGDFHHRDSTGADQIIRPGELNWMVAGRGVSHSERTSAAARTGPNGLFGIQTWLALPEAHEDMAPMFEHHGKETLPMIEDHGVSVRLILGNAYGKFAPATMFSETFYADVKLEAGARLPMPDNHEDRGIYIVEGSISIAGREFEAPQMMVFRPGDRITVAAGERGARLMILGGATLSGPRYIWWNFVASSRERIDEAKAEWRAQNWGEGRFDLPVDDRDEHIPLPD from the coding sequence ATGAGTTGGAACCCTGCAATCGAACCAGGCTGTCCTGACGAGGTCGGCATCGACGCGATCGAGACCCTAATCGTTCCTCGGGCCCGTGACCTTGGCGGCTTCGAGGTTCGGCGCGCCCTGCCGGCGCCGAAGCGGCAGATGGTGGGACCGTTTATCTTCTTCGACCAGGCTGGCCCGGCCGAGCTGTTGACCGGCCAGGGCATCGATGTTCGGCCGCACCCCCATATCGGTCTTGGCACGGTCACCTATCTGTATCGCGGTGACTTTCACCACCGTGACAGCACCGGGGCTGACCAGATCATCCGTCCCGGTGAGTTGAACTGGATGGTCGCAGGGCGAGGTGTTTCCCATTCCGAGCGGACATCCGCAGCGGCGCGGACAGGGCCGAACGGCTTGTTCGGGATCCAGACCTGGCTGGCTTTGCCGGAAGCCCACGAGGACATGGCGCCGATGTTCGAACACCACGGCAAGGAGACGCTTCCGATGATCGAGGACCATGGTGTGTCGGTGAGGCTCATTCTCGGGAACGCCTATGGCAAGTTCGCTCCCGCGACCATGTTTTCCGAGACATTCTATGCCGATGTTAAGCTTGAAGCAGGCGCTCGCCTGCCGATGCCGGACAATCATGAGGACCGGGGCATCTACATTGTCGAAGGCTCGATCTCGATCGCTGGCCGGGAGTTCGAAGCACCCCAGATGATGGTGTTTCGTCCTGGCGACAGGATCACGGTCGCAGCCGGGGAAAGAGGCGCGCGACTGATGATCTTAGGCGGGGCGACACTTTCCGGCCCACGCTACATCTGGTGGAACTTCGTCGCCTCATCCAGGGAGCGTATCGACGAAGCCAAGGCTGAATGGCGGGCACAGAACTGGGGCGAGGGGCGCTTCGATCTTCCGGTCGATGACCGGGATGAGCACATCCCGCTTCCAGACTGA
- a CDS encoding TetR/AcrR family transcriptional regulator yields the protein MNDRLAKSDWIDHGLRTLAERGPNALKIGAMAEGLNVSRGSFYWHFRDVADFRTQLLQHWRDWTTQRVIRELEADLDEPDRLKSLVSSAFAGEPGNGRSIRSLDKAVRAWAIDSDEVAAVVASVDADRVAYIARLLVESGVESEKAAYRASFLYWAYLGQPIAMNPDFSSATSTAIADICELFRR from the coding sequence ATGAATGATCGTCTTGCGAAGTCCGACTGGATCGACCATGGCCTGCGCACCCTTGCCGAGCGCGGCCCCAATGCCCTGAAAATCGGCGCCATGGCGGAGGGGCTGAACGTTTCCCGCGGCAGCTTTTATTGGCATTTTCGGGACGTAGCCGATTTCCGGACACAACTCCTGCAGCATTGGAGAGACTGGACAACGCAGCGGGTCATCCGGGAACTGGAGGCTGATCTCGATGAGCCGGACCGTCTGAAATCGTTGGTGAGCAGCGCATTTGCCGGCGAGCCGGGGAACGGTCGATCAATAAGATCACTGGACAAGGCTGTGCGTGCCTGGGCCATAGATAGTGACGAAGTTGCGGCGGTCGTTGCCTCCGTCGATGCCGACCGGGTGGCCTATATCGCAAGGTTGCTGGTGGAATCCGGGGTGGAAAGCGAAAAGGCGGCCTATCGGGCATCCTTCCTTTATTGGGCCTATCTGGGCCAGCCGATTGCGATGAACCCGGATTTTTCATCGGCCACATCGACCGCCATCGCCGATATCTGCGAGCTATTCAGGAGATGA